The genomic DNA ACCAGGACTGGCATCATCGTCAAAGACATCAAAGGGACTGGCCTGCATCGTTTCGGGATTGACGCGATCGCGCAAAACGCGAGCCATCGTGGTTTCATCGATGTTGCCATAGACGGAGCTAACCCCATCCGGTTCTAATAGTTGACCATAGCGCATAAAGCGAAACTGAGTCGATTGATTGAGGGGCAGCGGTTGCCGATCGTATATATCCTCTAGAACAAAGTGATTTGTGGTATAGAGAATGCCATCCTCTTGAAGTTCGCGTACGGCTAAATGCTGTCCGGTGAACTCAAAGACTCCGGCTTGGTGCGATCGCCCATCGGCCAACATAATCAGGTTTGCCCGCACGCGCGGCTCCGTTTCTAAGAGCGTACGTGCTTCCTCAAACGTGGTGGCATTGCCCAACACCTTCGCCATAATTTGCACATTGCTCCGGCCTTGGAATTGGAGTTCGTCAGGACTATTGGGATGAGCCGTATCCAGTCCCATCGAGATTCCCGCCACATTTAATCCCCAATTGGGCCACACCATGCCTGGATAGGTAAAAAAGACGTGGGGTAGACCGCCTGTGGGCTGGCGAACCATCACCACTGGGTTATTCACAATATAGTCAATAGGCTTCTTGTTGTTATCCAGTGTTGATCCGTGATAGAGTCGCCCATCTTTTGTGGCGTTGGTGGTGGCAACAAATTGACTACATCCATCCCAGAAGAGAACCTCTGGTAGGGTATAACCAAACAGTTCCTGAAGAACATCCCCGTAGGCTAAGACCAGACAGGCATCTGTGGTCATACCAATATCCTGGGTAGCATCTGCAAGGCCACGGCACTCTTCTGCAACATCAGGATAAGACCGATAGGCAGATAGCCGACTTAACCCAAACCCTCGCCCAACTAATCGCAGAACAGAGAGTGCCTCAGTCCCCATTTGGGCAATTTCGTCGTGTAATAGCGCTCCATGCTGATACCCCATTTCGTAGGGAGTGCCTTGTAGCCAGATGGCTTTGATAATGCCGTGATCCTCACGGTGGGACGGGACGGGTTGCCAATTGGCAGGCAAGGCTTCAGCGAGTTGGGTAGGTGAAATAGGGGCTGGTGAGGGGAGTACCGTGATGCTATCGCAGGTACAAACCTCTTCTGTCGCCGAAACTTGGACTTGGACTAACCAATCCTCTAAGGATAGGGCAGCGGTTTCAACATCTCCTTGTGATTCAAAACGCTTCACGTTCCGACCAAATCGAGCTAGGCGTACACCATCGACGTAGATTTGTGACGTGGGATAGTTTTGTAAAAGTTCAATCGTAGTAAATTCGTTATCTCCGGCAGTAGAAAGAATCAGCGTAGACCGCAACGCCTGAATGTTGCTTGTTTTTGATCGGGTATGGATCACTTGCCCAACGTCAAACAGCAAGAATTCACCCAGCAACGAGTTTAGGGTGCTATCCAGGAAACCAAGCTCGACCTTGATGGGTCTATTCAGTGCCTCTTGTAAATCCGCCGGATTGACATTGCCCAGATTGAGGAGTGAGTTTAATTTTTGAGAGGTCTCGCCCGTTTCAGCAAGGGTC from Synechococcales cyanobacterium T60_A2020_003 includes the following:
- a CDS encoding alpha/beta hydrolase, translating into MTTQANAAQSVLLTNRDATLLVPVSELEAIAHHKEPSEEVTAFFESAGYDLDIISPILTGELPYFREVEVITPREFLLLQVNKTMGDPLRREDLASLEQAFRVSLSNDGLFSVIELLSNYPAPVVRLDINRMEQVYSDLNLFVTRISPVLSVAEELLPELICDCNGDAVGASPTSSAAEAIAPPSNNLSVAAVYNNAKSSLSSLRPSSAPLPADVPPSADVKATTSSFTDKELVFTFGPLGRSVSIAELTTLAETGETSQKLNSLLNLGNVNPADLQEALNRPIKVELGFLDSTLNSLLGEFLLFDVGQVIHTRSKTSNIQALRSTLILSTAGDNEFTTIELLQNYPTSQIYVDGVRLARFGRNVKRFESQGDVETAALSLEDWLVQVQVSATEEVCTCDSITVLPSPAPISPTQLAEALPANWQPVPSHREDHGIIKAIWLQGTPYEMGYQHGALLHDEIAQMGTEALSVLRLVGRGFGLSRLSAYRSYPDVAEECRGLADATQDIGMTTDACLVLAYGDVLQELFGYTLPEVLFWDGCSQFVATTNATKDGRLYHGSTLDNNKKPIDYIVNNPVVMVRQPTGGLPHVFFTYPGMVWPNWGLNVAGISMGLDTAHPNSPDELQFQGRSNVQIMAKVLGNATTFEEARTLLETEPRVRANLIMLADGRSHQAGVFEFTGQHLAVRELQEDGILYTTNHFVLEDIYDRQPLPLNQSTQFRFMRYGQLLEPDGVSSVYGNIDETTMARVLRDRVNPETMQASPFDVFDDDASPGGNGSLRQAIYEPESLRFWVAAGPPPVPENPFVCFSLGEMLGFPNSEPCSAPTIP